In Syntrophorhabdaceae bacterium, the genomic stretch ATATACAGCAATTTCTCTTGACAAACCGCGGCGTTTCCTGCTAATTGTATGAAAAGCCATTTCACCAGGTGAAACATCATGGAACGCGATAAGGAAGAAGCCTTCTACAACAGGTCGTTGGAAAGAGCTCTGCAGATAATGCTTGCCTTTAGTATGGAAGAGCAGGCGCAGAGCCTGGCACAACTCGCAGAGACGTTGGACTTGCCGAGGGCTACGGTGTTGAGACTCTGCTCCACGCTCTTGAAATACGATTTCCTGAGGCAAGATCCTGAATCGAAGCGATACTCCTTGGGCTTGAGATTATTCGAACTGGGTAGCGTGGTCTTCTACTCCTTCTCCTTAAGAAAAACGTCCTCCCCATATTTGGGGCAACTCCATCAGAAGCTCGGCAAAACAATA encodes the following:
- a CDS encoding helix-turn-helix domain-containing protein translates to MERDKEEAFYNRSLERALQIMLAFSMEEQAQSLAQLAETLDLPRATVLRLCSTLLKYDFLRQDPESKRYSLGLRLFELGSVVFYSFSLRKTSSPYLGQLHQKLGKTI